Proteins from a genomic interval of Mesobacillus sp. S13:
- a CDS encoding glycosyltransferase, translated as MISVVLAVYNSEQFIGEAIQSILNQTLADFELIIINDGSTDRSEDVILSFKDPRIRYFKQENKGVAGAKNAGLKQAKGEYITIHDSDDISLPNRFERMLKGLESSDIGFVHSDMLLMTEKGKPFGYWQSNNIFPEDIYPFFLSIGTPFNNPTIIFKREAINGILHDEQVKVGSDTDLVLQIAREWKSHHIPEPLYLYRRHQTNVTNNKDPEVLTRHVRKNLRDEDLKWIPEADWDSAEGNALFTAKLIAGVALSRRGMLDDAIYMFRDAIPMINSQSDRDFYEGMKALVEKDYHRSVKMFCKAEEKDHILENYLGEAYLALKKYDEAFSHFIKALSIHPNYNEPVQNIRAIGIIKGQNTIDRRVNRYK; from the coding sequence ATGATAAGTGTAGTGCTAGCTGTTTATAACAGTGAACAATTCATTGGCGAGGCGATCCAGAGTATTTTAAACCAGACGTTAGCCGACTTTGAATTGATCATTATCAACGATGGGTCCACAGATCGCAGTGAAGATGTGATCCTATCTTTTAAGGATCCACGCATTCGTTACTTTAAGCAAGAGAACAAAGGAGTAGCAGGAGCAAAAAATGCGGGGCTAAAGCAGGCAAAAGGAGAATATATCACGATCCATGATTCTGACGACATATCCCTTCCCAATAGATTTGAAAGGATGCTAAAGGGGTTGGAATCAAGTGACATCGGATTTGTCCACAGTGACATGCTTTTGATGACTGAGAAGGGCAAGCCATTTGGCTACTGGCAATCCAACAATATTTTTCCCGAAGATATATACCCTTTTTTCCTTAGTATAGGTACGCCTTTTAATAATCCTACTATCATCTTTAAAAGAGAAGCCATTAATGGAATTTTGCATGATGAACAAGTAAAGGTCGGTTCCGATACAGATTTAGTTCTGCAAATTGCCCGTGAGTGGAAATCCCATCATATCCCAGAACCCTTATACCTATACAGAAGACATCAAACTAATGTCACGAACAATAAAGATCCAGAAGTATTGACCAGGCATGTAAGAAAGAATTTAAGAGATGAGGACTTGAAGTGGATCCCGGAAGCAGATTGGGATTCAGCCGAGGGGAACGCGCTATTTACCGCAAAACTGATAGCAGGTGTTGCTCTTTCAAGAAGAGGAATGCTGGACGATGCAATCTATATGTTCAGGGATGCCATTCCTATGATCAACAGTCAATCTGACAGGGATTTTTATGAAGGAATGAAAGCTCTTGTAGAAAAGGATTATCACCGTTCCGTAAAAATGTTTTGTAAAGCAGAAGAGAAAGATCATATTCTCGAAAATTACCTCGGCGAAGCCTACCTTGCTTTAAAAAAGTATGATGAAGCCTTCTCACATTTTATAAAAGCCCTATCCATTCATCCGAATTATAACGAACCTGTGCAAAACATAAGAGCTATAGGTATAATAAAAGGCCAAAATACGATTGATCGCCGTGTGAATAGATATAAATAA
- a CDS encoding glycosyltransferase family 4 protein, which yields MKRFLLVYDVDWWVLGKHAMVVQAHNPELEIASIQSVYNRVAAQGAKKINDQYEVISSMCLGLAEYLLKVGIRVDSSLAVSYFYFTKNQTEYKEWLGDIELNQPFIDKYLKRINKIGCINPKLASVLGNIVPDCKVKYLKQFVDTELFKPAVKKDSEKLVIGWVGDAKKKSKNYETLYKPVKAAFEDNSKVVFKEATLDSYVPVEKMPDYYHSIDLLLITGNNEGGPAPALEAYACGVPVISTNIGYVKEVAPPVAKHLVLDSADPAAYVKAITHFLDQKDELLEYGKEGSRHVLENYSIEKTVPEWNQFLFEM from the coding sequence ATGAAAAGATTTTTACTTGTCTATGATGTGGATTGGTGGGTTCTAGGCAAGCATGCAATGGTCGTTCAAGCGCATAACCCTGAACTTGAAATAGCATCGATTCAATCAGTTTATAATCGAGTTGCAGCACAAGGCGCGAAAAAGATTAATGACCAATATGAAGTCATTTCTTCCATGTGTCTAGGTCTGGCAGAATACTTGCTGAAGGTGGGAATACGGGTAGATAGTTCGTTAGCGGTATCCTACTTTTATTTTACAAAAAACCAGACCGAATATAAGGAATGGCTGGGTGACATCGAATTAAATCAGCCTTTCATTGATAAGTATTTAAAAAGGATCAACAAGATCGGGTGCATAAATCCAAAGCTTGCTTCTGTTTTGGGGAACATTGTACCCGATTGCAAGGTTAAATACTTAAAGCAGTTTGTCGATACCGAACTCTTTAAACCTGCAGTGAAAAAAGACAGCGAGAAGCTTGTAATTGGCTGGGTTGGTGATGCGAAAAAGAAAAGTAAAAACTATGAAACTCTTTACAAACCAGTAAAAGCTGCTTTTGAAGATAACTCAAAAGTTGTTTTTAAAGAAGCGACTCTGGACTCCTACGTTCCTGTGGAAAAGATGCCAGATTATTATCATTCGATTGATTTGCTGCTAATCACGGGAAACAACGAAGGGGGTCCTGCTCCTGCCTTGGAAGCTTATGCATGTGGAGTACCTGTCATTTCTACCAATATTGGCTATGTGAAGGAAGTGGCACCTCCTGTTGCGAAGCACCTAGTTCTGGACAGTGCTGATCCAGCTGCTTATGTTAAAGCCATAACGCATTTCCTGGACCAAAAAGACGAATTGTTAGAGTATGGAAAAGAAGGAAGTCGACATGTCCTGGAAAATTATTCGATTGAAAAAACGGTGCCTGAATGGAATCAGTTTTTGTTCGAAATGTAA
- the sstT gene encoding serine/threonine transporter SstT, translated as MQELLGKLKQVSLVKQIIAGLVIGVVLALTVPELAKPVAILGSLFVGALKAVAPVLVLFLVMSAIVQHKRGHKTNMKTIISLYLLGTFAAGLIAVIASFMFPVSLKLTAGAEGMTPPGSVVEVLRTLLLNIVDNPVNAIINANYIGILAWAALIGFALKSAADSTKTVIGNLADAMSKIVAWVIKFAPLGIMGLVFESITTNGISSLLGYGKLLAVLIGCMLVVALVVNPIIVFTLIRQNPYPLVLKCLKESGITAFFTRSSASNIPVNIKICEELGLDKDSYSVSIPLGATINMAGAAVTISVMTLAAVHTLGIQVDLPTAVILSVLAAISAAGASGVAGGSLLLIPLASSLFGIPNDVAMQVVAVGFIIGVLQDSFETALNSSTDVLFTAAVEFKKWREEGKVVEIKKAS; from the coding sequence ATGCAAGAATTACTAGGGAAGTTGAAACAAGTAAGCCTGGTGAAACAGATTATTGCGGGTTTAGTAATTGGTGTGGTTCTCGCATTAACGGTTCCTGAGCTTGCAAAGCCGGTTGCGATTTTAGGGTCTCTGTTTGTAGGTGCCCTGAAAGCAGTTGCCCCTGTATTGGTATTATTTTTAGTTATGTCGGCGATTGTCCAGCATAAACGCGGGCATAAAACAAACATGAAAACGATTATTTCTTTATATCTTTTAGGAACGTTTGCAGCTGGACTCATTGCCGTTATTGCTAGTTTTATGTTCCCGGTGAGCTTGAAGCTTACTGCTGGTGCGGAGGGCATGACGCCTCCTGGAAGTGTGGTAGAGGTTTTAAGAACCTTGCTGCTCAACATCGTGGACAATCCAGTTAACGCTATTATAAATGCAAATTATATCGGTATTTTAGCATGGGCAGCCCTGATTGGTTTTGCTCTGAAGAGTGCAGCTGATTCAACAAAGACGGTGATTGGGAACTTAGCCGATGCTATGTCCAAGATCGTTGCCTGGGTGATCAAATTCGCACCGCTGGGCATCATGGGGCTTGTATTTGAATCGATTACGACAAACGGAATCAGTTCTTTGCTTGGCTATGGAAAATTGCTTGCCGTCCTGATCGGCTGCATGCTTGTTGTGGCCCTTGTTGTCAATCCAATTATCGTGTTCACATTGATCAGGCAAAATCCATATCCGCTTGTTTTAAAATGTTTAAAAGAAAGTGGCATTACAGCCTTCTTTACTCGAAGTTCTGCATCAAATATCCCTGTGAATATCAAGATATGTGAAGAATTAGGCCTTGATAAAGACTCTTATTCTGTATCCATTCCATTAGGAGCGACCATCAATATGGCTGGAGCAGCTGTAACCATCTCAGTAATGACACTGGCTGCAGTCCATACGCTGGGCATTCAAGTGGATCTGCCGACTGCTGTCATCCTAAGTGTTTTGGCTGCTATCAGTGCTGCTGGTGCTTCAGGCGTTGCCGGCGGTTCCCTGCTGCTGATCCCGCTCGCATCTAGCTTGTTCGGCATCCCGAATGATGTCGCTATGCAAGTGGTTGCTGTAGGATTCATCATTGGTGTTCTGCAAGACTCCTTTGAAACAGCCCTTAACTCATCCACAGACGTCCTCTTCACAGCTGCCGTAGAATTCAAGAAATGGCGTGAAGAAGGGAAAGTGGTTGAAATCAAGAAGGCGTCATAA
- a CDS encoding M4 family metallopeptidase → MKKKFILPVVLSSAMLVGSIPVSSVLAQPADSSMAGSGQAFKEWNEKASVPLFVKERYSEKFSSSSASNALNYLKKNQDKTGIPHPDQNLKVKSTEKDQLGMTHVRFNQSVNGVNVEGAEVVVHFNKDNEIVSVNGRTNQTITADSVDINASLSSDDALSAAMASVNAPEELTYEPTSELVILPFEGKNYTAYKVNVNFMGEEPGNWFVFVDAKTGEVIDQYNGLMHADEQTQKGAGKGVHGEHRELHITQVKEPNSGTKFSLADYSHENLGGIVTYDAKNDYSSSNDSVHIGNSAAFISDYDRAAVDAHYNSEKVYDYFLNEHGRNSLDGNGMAIISKVHFGNGYNNASWNGRWMTYGDGDGKFMISLSAGLDVAAHEMTHGVISHSANLVYRNQSGALNESFADVFGALVDDSDWEMGEDIMAPEARANGSTVLRSLSNPNGVVVSNEQRRAYSTNGGVYPDHMDEFYHMPTSVDGGGVHVNSSITNHAAYLIAQDLGREKLGKIYYRALTVYLTSNSDFSDARQAIVQSAIDLYGEGSEEEAAVQSGFDAVGIY, encoded by the coding sequence TTGAAGAAGAAGTTTATTTTACCCGTAGTTTTGTCGTCGGCAATGTTGGTAGGCTCTATTCCTGTTAGCAGTGTGCTCGCTCAGCCAGCTGATTCAAGTATGGCTGGCAGTGGACAAGCTTTCAAGGAGTGGAATGAGAAGGCAAGTGTTCCTTTGTTCGTGAAGGAGCGATATTCAGAGAAATTCTCATCGAGCTCAGCCTCTAATGCGCTAAATTATCTGAAGAAAAACCAAGACAAAACGGGAATTCCTCATCCTGATCAAAACCTCAAGGTAAAGAGCACTGAAAAAGATCAACTCGGTATGACTCACGTACGCTTTAATCAATCTGTAAATGGTGTGAATGTTGAAGGCGCCGAGGTTGTTGTTCATTTTAATAAGGATAATGAAATCGTGTCTGTCAACGGAAGAACCAATCAGACCATTACAGCAGATTCAGTCGACATAAATGCGTCATTAAGCAGCGATGATGCTTTGAGCGCGGCAATGGCTTCTGTCAATGCACCTGAGGAACTGACATACGAACCAACTTCTGAGCTTGTTATCCTGCCTTTTGAGGGTAAAAATTACACAGCATATAAAGTGAATGTCAACTTCATGGGAGAGGAGCCTGGCAACTGGTTCGTTTTTGTGGATGCAAAAACGGGAGAGGTAATCGATCAGTACAATGGTTTGATGCATGCTGACGAACAAACGCAGAAAGGTGCAGGAAAAGGTGTACATGGCGAACACAGGGAGCTCCATATCACGCAGGTGAAAGAGCCGAATTCTGGAACAAAATTTTCATTAGCCGATTATTCTCATGAGAACCTTGGAGGCATCGTAACCTATGATGCTAAAAATGATTATAGCTCCAGTAATGATAGTGTTCATATAGGGAACTCGGCAGCTTTTATCAGCGATTATGATCGAGCGGCTGTCGATGCGCACTATAATTCCGAAAAAGTTTATGATTATTTCCTGAATGAGCATGGCCGTAATTCCCTTGATGGGAACGGGATGGCGATCATTTCAAAAGTTCACTTTGGGAATGGTTACAACAATGCTTCCTGGAATGGGCGCTGGATGACTTACGGTGATGGTGACGGAAAATTCATGATATCCCTATCAGCTGGCCTGGATGTTGCAGCTCACGAGATGACACATGGTGTAATCTCTCATTCGGCAAATTTAGTTTATCGTAATCAATCAGGGGCACTGAACGAATCATTTGCCGATGTATTTGGTGCGCTGGTTGATGACAGTGACTGGGAAATGGGCGAGGATATTATGGCACCGGAGGCTAGGGCTAACGGTTCAACCGTATTGCGCAGCTTGAGCAATCCAAATGGTGTTGTCGTCAGCAATGAGCAAAGAAGGGCATACAGTACAAATGGCGGAGTCTATCCAGACCATATGGACGAGTTTTATCATATGCCAACTTCGGTAGACGGCGGGGGAGTCCATGTTAACTCGTCGATTACAAACCATGCCGCATACTTGATTGCCCAAGACCTTGGAAGAGAAAAATTAGGGAAGATCTATTATCGCGCTTTAACGGTTTACTTAACTTCCAATTCCGATTTTAGCGATGCAAGACAGGCGATTGTCCAGTCTGCAATTGATCTTTATGGTGAAGGCAGCGAGGAAGAGGCAGCCGTACAATCAGGATTCGATGCGGTCGGAATCTATTAA
- a CDS encoding GT-D fold domain-containing glycosyltransferase: MSYSISKEEWEKIFNLGYPGQWDKASLASEAIYRGGEDLIQRRLMDNQYLPYNIEDIIDEGLKSFSNDIIQLKTPHEVKNQIWHAMKEKNGLSVIRLGDGELLALAHDVLVPSDVINKSGKLKYALGGFTVPNIEKRNELTRNLFEADFIGIPAARYPTYQRLFNKLAKSLKLPLKNMNITDSRINYLMNDGFTIYHDLLSKYRILLIGNRAEDGMQYFKNLGYKSIVGAVAVPNIYEVPKVLEEINQYEFDAAFVSAGIPANLICVDIAKRGKVAIDFGHLLDWYIDGRKRIRQN, encoded by the coding sequence TTGAGTTACTCAATCTCTAAGGAAGAATGGGAAAAGATCTTTAATCTTGGATATCCTGGACAATGGGATAAAGCCTCATTGGCTTCAGAAGCTATCTATAGAGGCGGGGAGGATCTCATACAAAGAAGATTAATGGATAATCAATATCTCCCTTATAATATTGAAGACATTATTGATGAGGGCTTGAAGAGTTTCTCAAACGACATTATCCAACTTAAAACTCCACATGAAGTAAAGAATCAAATTTGGCACGCCATGAAAGAAAAAAATGGCTTAAGTGTCATTCGTTTAGGTGATGGTGAACTTTTGGCGCTAGCACATGATGTTTTGGTTCCTTCTGATGTAATCAACAAAAGTGGAAAATTAAAATATGCACTAGGTGGATTCACAGTACCCAATATTGAAAAAAGAAACGAACTTACCAGAAATTTATTTGAAGCTGACTTTATTGGTATTCCAGCTGCCAGATATCCAACTTACCAGCGATTATTTAATAAGCTTGCCAAATCACTGAAGCTGCCTTTGAAAAATATGAATATTACCGATTCTCGCATAAATTATTTGATGAATGACGGATTCACAATCTATCATGACCTGCTATCTAAATATCGCATTCTACTTATCGGAAACCGTGCAGAAGACGGCATGCAGTATTTTAAAAATTTGGGATATAAGTCGATTGTGGGCGCAGTAGCGGTACCTAATATTTATGAAGTTCCGAAAGTACTTGAAGAAATAAATCAATATGAATTCGATGCTGCCTTTGTGTCCGCTGGAATTCCAGCAAACCTAATATGTGTTGACATAGCCAAAAGGGGTAAAGTGGCCATCGATTTTGGCCATCTATTAGATTGGTATATAGATGGAAGGAAAAGAATCAGACAAAATTAA
- a CDS encoding NAD-dependent epimerase/dehydratase family protein, translating to MKLLVIGGAGFIGSHVVNALVDKGYETVVVDNLSSGKKDSLNPGAAFYSLNILDDGLGSIFEKERPDAVIHLAAQINVQKSIENSALDAEVNILGTLKILELCKKYGCKLIYSSSAAVYGNPVYLPVDERHPVKPLSNYGISKYTPEMYISLYSQQYDLDYTILRYANVYGAGQDAAGEGGVVSIFIKKMLNNESPVIFGNGEQTRDFIYVEDVAGANIAALERDCRGVFNISSNHELTINSLVEEINSLLNTKLAPIHKKFRTGDILHSCLNNQLAQKKLGWKPKFSLKEGLKKTIDSSRQ from the coding sequence ATGAAGTTATTGGTAATAGGAGGAGCAGGTTTTATCGGCTCGCATGTTGTGAATGCGCTGGTGGACAAAGGCTATGAAACAGTAGTAGTGGATAATCTTTCTTCTGGAAAAAAGGATTCCTTGAATCCAGGGGCTGCATTTTATTCTTTGAATATACTAGATGACGGTTTAGGGTCTATTTTTGAAAAGGAAAGACCAGATGCAGTCATCCATCTTGCAGCACAAATCAATGTCCAGAAATCAATTGAGAACTCTGCGCTGGACGCTGAGGTCAATATTTTGGGTACGCTGAAAATATTGGAGCTATGTAAAAAATACGGTTGTAAATTGATTTACTCCTCTTCGGCCGCAGTATATGGAAACCCCGTCTATTTGCCTGTGGACGAACGACACCCTGTTAAACCTCTATCAAACTATGGCATTTCGAAATACACGCCAGAAATGTATATCTCCCTTTATTCCCAGCAATATGACTTAGATTATACGATCTTGCGGTATGCGAATGTCTATGGAGCCGGACAGGATGCAGCGGGAGAAGGTGGTGTCGTTTCGATTTTCATAAAAAAAATGCTCAATAATGAATCGCCTGTAATCTTTGGTAACGGAGAACAAACAAGGGACTTTATTTATGTAGAAGACGTCGCTGGTGCTAATATCGCTGCTTTGGAAAGGGATTGCCGCGGTGTATTCAATATAAGCAGTAATCACGAATTGACTATTAACTCGCTCGTGGAGGAAATCAATTCCTTATTGAATACAAAGCTGGCACCCATCCATAAAAAATTCCGGACCGGCGATATTCTCCATAGCTGCCTGAATAACCAATTGGCTCAAAAAAAACTAGGGTGGAAGCCTAAGTTTTCTTTGAAAGAGGGATTGAAGAAGACGATTGACAGCAGCAGGCAGTAA
- a CDS encoding glycosyltransferase, whose product MATISLCMIVKNEEEVLGNCLTSVQEICDEIVIVDTGSTDRTKEIARQFTDKVLDFEWIDDFSAARNFAFSNATMEYILWLDADDILLPADQQKFKKLKTSLNPDFDAVSMIYVILRDEFGNPTFHYRRNRLVKRSKNFKWIGPVHEYLDVSGNILSSDISVEHKKDEKQSTGQSSDRNLRIYENRIKRGEEFSPRDLYYYANELRDHRKYDKAIIYYNEFLGGKKGWVEDNIRACLNLADCHGHRGEKDEEMEALLKSLSYDAPRPEPCCRIGDLFKAKRDYQTAVFWYTTATQMSKDTAGFQNQAYLTWYPHLQLCVCHWELGNVEKSVEHNQNAKKYRPDDKQVLFNEKFFNDFLKSKKGKK is encoded by the coding sequence ATGGCTACCATCAGTCTCTGCATGATTGTTAAAAATGAAGAAGAAGTGTTGGGGAACTGCCTCACTAGTGTACAGGAAATCTGTGATGAAATCGTAATCGTCGATACGGGGTCGACTGATCGGACGAAGGAAATAGCCAGGCAGTTCACTGACAAAGTACTTGATTTCGAGTGGATTGACGACTTCTCCGCAGCTCGGAATTTCGCCTTCAGCAATGCCACGATGGAGTATATCCTTTGGCTGGATGCTGACGATATTCTGCTTCCAGCTGACCAGCAAAAGTTCAAAAAGCTGAAAACCTCCCTGAATCCGGATTTTGATGCTGTCTCCATGATCTACGTCATCCTCAGGGATGAATTTGGGAACCCGACCTTCCATTACCGAAGAAACCGCCTGGTGAAGAGGAGCAAGAACTTCAAATGGATCGGACCCGTACATGAATATCTTGATGTTAGCGGCAATATTTTATCCTCTGATATATCCGTCGAGCATAAGAAGGATGAAAAACAATCGACCGGCCAGTCATCTGACAGGAATCTAAGAATATATGAAAACCGGATTAAAAGAGGCGAGGAATTTTCCCCGAGGGATCTATACTATTATGCCAATGAACTTCGTGATCACAGGAAGTATGATAAAGCGATCATTTATTATAACGAGTTCCTTGGAGGCAAAAAAGGCTGGGTGGAGGACAATATAAGAGCCTGTTTGAATCTGGCTGATTGTCATGGCCACAGAGGAGAAAAGGACGAAGAAATGGAAGCTTTGCTGAAGTCACTGTCTTACGATGCCCCCCGCCCTGAACCTTGCTGCCGCATCGGCGATCTTTTCAAAGCCAAAAGAGATTATCAAACAGCAGTTTTTTGGTATACTACCGCCACACAGATGAGTAAGGATACAGCCGGCTTCCAGAACCAGGCATATTTAACATGGTATCCGCATCTACAATTATGTGTGTGCCATTGGGAATTAGGCAATGTAGAAAAATCAGTTGAACACAATCAGAACGCCAAAAAATACCGGCCGGATGACAAGCAGGTCTTGTTCAACGAGAAATTTTTCAACGATTTTTTGAAAAGTAAAAAAGGAAAGAAGTAA
- a CDS encoding tRNA dihydrouridine synthase, with protein sequence MKENFWRDLPRPFFILAPMEEVTDVVFRHVVSEAARPDVFFTEFTNSESYCHPDGIQSVRGRLTFTEDEQPIVAHIWGDKPENFRKMSIGMAEMGFKGLDINMGCPVPNVTQNGKGSGLIRRPEVAAELIQAAKAGGLPVSVKTRLGFSEVDEWKSWLKHILEQDIANLSIHLRTRDEMSKVPAHWELIPEIKKLRDEVAPDTLLTINGDIPDRQTGLKLVEQYGVDGVMIGRGIFHNPFAFEMEKKEHSSEELLDLLSLHMDLHDKYSHLELRPFTALHRFFKIYVKGFPGASGLRNQLMNTKSTGEVRELLKQFAANNSDATGEQ encoded by the coding sequence ATGAAAGAAAATTTCTGGCGTGATTTACCACGGCCATTTTTTATACTGGCACCAATGGAAGAAGTGACGGATGTGGTTTTTCGTCATGTAGTGAGTGAAGCGGCAAGGCCTGATGTGTTTTTTACCGAGTTTACAAATAGCGAGAGTTATTGCCATCCAGATGGAATCCAAAGTGTCCGGGGACGTTTGACTTTTACAGAGGATGAACAGCCGATTGTCGCGCATATTTGGGGGGACAAGCCTGAGAACTTTCGGAAAATGAGTATTGGTATGGCAGAAATGGGCTTTAAGGGCCTCGATATCAATATGGGCTGCCCTGTACCCAATGTCACACAGAATGGCAAAGGAAGCGGCCTGATCCGCCGTCCGGAAGTAGCAGCTGAATTAATCCAGGCAGCAAAAGCAGGAGGATTGCCTGTAAGTGTAAAGACAAGGCTTGGTTTCTCAGAAGTAGACGAATGGAAGAGCTGGCTGAAACACATATTAGAACAAGATATTGCTAATCTTTCCATTCATCTGCGCACAAGGGATGAAATGAGTAAAGTGCCTGCGCATTGGGAGCTGATCCCGGAGATTAAGAAGCTCCGTGACGAGGTGGCACCGGATACCCTTCTGACCATCAATGGGGATATCCCCGACCGCCAGACTGGCTTGAAATTGGTTGAGCAGTATGGTGTTGATGGGGTGATGATTGGGCGGGGCATTTTCCATAATCCATTTGCCTTTGAGATGGAGAAGAAAGAGCATAGCAGTGAGGAATTGCTTGATCTCCTAAGCCTGCATATGGATTTGCATGACAAGTATTCGCATTTAGAACTGCGACCGTTCACGGCTCTGCATCGCTTTTTCAAAATCTATGTCAAAGGATTCCCTGGGGCGAGTGGATTGAGAAATCAACTAATGAATACTAAGTCAACAGGTGAAGTGCGTGAATTGCTGAAGCAATTTGCTGCCAATAACTCTGATGCTACTGGTGAACAGTAA
- a CDS encoding glycosyltransferase family 4 protein: MIQTLRSNEFNKRLARLQMAEKQLLNPRRRKRKDQLHIVYAMTHVGICGGVKVIFEHANKLQEVGAKVTLVSHYQKPSWFPIEAEYIQVPFDLDLAKGIPDCDVIVATYWDHIQACIETGIAPVVYFEQGDFHLFDYDSMNLTLKNFIQKQYKIPSFVFTVSHQAAGLITKIYGREAQVFPNAVDESVFCVNGDKELGERPYLLMVGGESAAFKGIPDIIDAYEKVKEDFEIDLYWITPEEPSEKLRSRVTRVFVNPRQQKIGSLYRGAAIYICGSTYENFPLPPLEAMSCGCPVVTTNNTGSLEYAVHGQNALISNMKDSVDMAEKIKEVLTDAGLKESLITNGIATANQYKWNNIIQNILVYYKNIAGHGVLPDCTLDDWDIAIKEKDCLYKEDYIKLKKMLLVTNADIVKAPVIYSIEKVPQIARWEVVAIRKNCDEGIVEECYCPVWPLKKLHLYDLKGYQSFLKKQYDKALEEFTQLYNGDTSKDKAVWAKWIVLTLIRLQRKQEAKRMLKQYIKEHPHNADFYKLGILAGEKEQQDPFSVEAIKLLGEATGSAEFFYKVEP, translated from the coding sequence ATGATTCAAACGCTAAGATCAAATGAATTCAACAAACGTCTGGCACGTCTTCAAATGGCTGAAAAGCAATTGTTAAATCCACGAAGAAGAAAACGAAAAGACCAGCTCCATATTGTTTATGCAATGACCCATGTAGGAATTTGTGGCGGTGTAAAAGTAATATTTGAACATGCGAACAAATTACAAGAGGTTGGTGCTAAAGTAACGCTTGTTTCACATTATCAGAAGCCGTCATGGTTTCCGATTGAAGCGGAATATATCCAAGTACCCTTTGATCTTGACCTGGCAAAAGGAATCCCGGATTGTGATGTAATTGTAGCCACATACTGGGATCACATTCAGGCATGCATTGAAACAGGCATTGCACCTGTTGTTTATTTTGAACAGGGCGATTTTCATTTATTTGACTATGATTCAATGAATTTAACATTAAAGAACTTTATCCAAAAACAATATAAAATTCCTTCTTTTGTATTCACTGTTTCGCACCAGGCAGCAGGATTGATTACAAAGATATATGGAAGAGAAGCACAGGTTTTCCCCAATGCAGTAGATGAAAGTGTGTTTTGTGTAAATGGAGATAAAGAGTTAGGAGAACGTCCATACTTATTGATGGTAGGAGGAGAAAGTGCAGCTTTTAAAGGTATTCCTGATATCATTGATGCATATGAAAAAGTAAAAGAAGATTTTGAGATTGATTTGTATTGGATCACACCGGAAGAGCCCTCTGAAAAGTTAAGAAGCCGGGTCACGCGAGTATTTGTCAACCCAAGACAACAAAAGATTGGCAGCCTCTACAGAGGTGCTGCTATATATATTTGTGGGTCAACATACGAGAATTTTCCACTGCCACCTCTTGAGGCAATGTCCTGTGGTTGTCCTGTTGTTACAACGAATAATACAGGTTCACTGGAATACGCTGTACATGGTCAGAACGCCTTAATTAGTAATATGAAGGATTCTGTCGATATGGCTGAAAAAATAAAAGAAGTGCTTACAGATGCAGGTCTAAAAGAGAGCTTAATAACCAATGGAATAGCTACTGCAAATCAATACAAATGGAACAACATCATTCAGAATATCCTTGTGTATTATAAAAACATTGCTGGGCACGGAGTTTTACCTGATTGCACCTTAGATGATTGGGATATAGCCATAAAAGAAAAAGATTGTTTATATAAGGAAGATTATATAAAGCTGAAAAAAATGCTCCTTGTAACGAATGCAGATATTGTAAAGGCTCCTGTTATTTATTCAATAGAAAAAGTTCCGCAAATAGCGAGGTGGGAAGTAGTCGCAATAAGGAAAAACTGCGATGAAGGAATTGTTGAGGAATGCTATTGTCCTGTGTGGCCATTAAAGAAGCTGCATTTGTATGATTTAAAAGGTTATCAATCCTTTCTGAAAAAACAATATGATAAGGCATTAGAAGAATTTACACAATTATATAATGGGGATACGTCAAAAGATAAAGCGGTTTGGGCAAAATGGATTGTATTAACATTAATCAGGCTGCAAAGAAAACAAGAAGCGAAAAGAATGTTAAAGCAATACATTAAAGAACATCCACACAACGCTGATTTTTATAAATTAGGCATATTGGCAGGGGAAAAGGAACAGCAAGATCCGTTTTCGGTTGAGGCAATAAAACTATTAGGCGAAGCGACTGGTTCAGCAGAGTTTTTCTATAAAGTAGAACCGTAA